CATAAACAGCGGATTCCGGGAGGTCTCTAAAAGCTTAATGGAGGCTGCGCTCTCGGGTGTTCCAATAATTGTTAATGAGGGGCCAGCATCCACTATACGGGAGTTAAGCGCCTTCCCGTTAGTGTACGCGCAGGGAGACCCAACCTCCTACCGAGAAGTCCTGGAAGAGTTTGCAAAAAACCCCAATAAACGCTATGAATTAGCTCGTAGTACCGCTGAAGTAGCGTGGTCTGTCTGGAACCCCCAGGAAGTTGGATTGAGGGCTGGAAAATATTTAGCAAAAATCGTGGAGCGCAAAAGTAGGCTTTAGTTTGAGGATGTTTAAATGAGCGGTTTAGTCATATTTGGTACACGACCGGAAGCTATAAAGCTAGCCCCAGTTGTCAATACTCTGCGAAGAAGGCTGGGACCCTGTCGACTTCAGGTGGTAACAAGTGGCCAACACTCAGAAATTCTTGAGCAAACTTTAGGCGCTCTGAATCTTTCTGTGGATCATAACTTGAACATAATGCAGCCAAATCAGAGCCCTTCACAAGTCTTGGAACGCGCGGTAGCGGGCCTCAATAAAACTTTTGAGCAAGCAAGTGTTGATTGGGTTATGGTGCAGGGGGATACGGCTACAGCATTTGCGGGTGCTCTGTTTGGTTATTTTCTGAAGGTTCCGGTAATACATCTTGAGGCAGGCTTACGTACCCACGATCTTCAGGAGCCTTGGCCCGAGGAAGGTCTTAGGCAGAACATAGCTCGATTAGCTACCCTCCACTTGGCTCCGTATCCGCGTGCTCTGCAAAACCTTTTAGATGAAGGGATTGACTCGGCTAATATTGAAGTCGTTGGCAACCCCGGGTTAGACGCTCAAGATGCGGCATTCCAGGCGGTTGCGGCTTCGAAGGAAACGGCTAGATTACTGGCAGAAAAGTTTTTTTTGGTGAGCCTTCACAGGCGAGAAAATTCTGGACCTAGGTTGAGGGAAACCTGCTACCGAATTCAAGAGTTAGCTAGGCTTCACCCTGATCATAAGGTTATTTGGCCGGTCCATCCAAGCCCCCGAATTCGGAGGACCGCTATAGAGATTTTTGGTGACCAAATTGGACAGGTTGAACTTTGTCTGCCATTTGATTATCCGGATTTTTTAAGTGCGCAGAAAGCGGCCGAACTGATTATTTCGGATTCTGGGGGAGTTCAGGAAGAGGCTCCTACCTATGGAACTGGCGTCGCGGTGGTCCGT
This genomic stretch from Rhodospirillaceae bacterium harbors:
- a CDS encoding UDP-N-acetylglucosamine 2-epimerase (non-hydrolyzing), which produces MSGLVIFGTRPEAIKLAPVVNTLRRRLGPCRLQVVTSGQHSEILEQTLGALNLSVDHNLNIMQPNQSPSQVLERAVAGLNKTFEQASVDWVMVQGDTATAFAGALFGYFLKVPVIHLEAGLRTHDLQEPWPEEGLRQNIARLATLHLAPYPRALQNLLDEGIDSANIEVVGNPGLDAQDAAFQAVAASKETARLLAEKFFLVSLHRRENSGPRLRETCYRIQELARLHPDHKVIWPVHPSPRIRRTAIEIFGDQIGQVELCLPFDYPDFLSAQKAAELIISDSGGVQEEAPTYGTGVAVVREKTERTEVVEFGLAKVVGGDARNLIEVADEFLSHPISPNQVRDWRRLQGNGHAAEAASEAILAHLASPYASSARLA